In one Moritella sp. 5 genomic region, the following are encoded:
- a CDS encoding glycerophosphoryl diester phosphodiesterase has product MINSISEIAPHTFQFNPSASENAGKMVMGHRGASSIAPENTLAAFQLAEDNNVPWIEVDANMLADGSVVICHDKALDRCSDHRGLLCDKIVTDLDDIDAGAWFGLDFVGERIPTLVDLILFTNETGMNLNLELMSGADKATTDRLIDGVIRDINHHWQGGQQLLISSFNHLLLAEIKRRAPEISLACLFDAPLPDDWLTSMQYVGAEFIHPKDSGLTEQQVNAMTVAGYSVNVWTVNCLARANQLYNWGVTGICTDIPQQFPPCYRN; this is encoded by the coding sequence ATGATAAATAGTATTTCTGAAATAGCACCGCATACATTTCAATTTAATCCATCGGCCAGTGAAAACGCGGGAAAGATGGTGATGGGGCATCGTGGTGCGTCATCTATAGCCCCAGAAAACACCTTGGCCGCTTTTCAATTAGCAGAGGACAATAACGTTCCTTGGATTGAAGTCGATGCCAATATGCTCGCTGATGGTAGTGTGGTTATTTGTCATGACAAAGCCCTCGACCGCTGTAGTGATCACAGGGGGTTGTTATGCGATAAAATCGTCACCGACCTGGATGATATTGACGCGGGTGCATGGTTTGGGCTGGATTTTGTTGGAGAACGCATTCCGACGCTGGTGGATCTAATCTTATTCACTAATGAAACTGGTATGAATCTGAATTTAGAATTGATGTCAGGAGCTGATAAAGCCACGACAGACCGATTGATAGACGGTGTTATTCGTGACATTAACCATCACTGGCAAGGGGGGCAGCAGTTACTTATCTCCAGCTTTAATCATCTATTATTAGCCGAAATAAAACGTCGAGCGCCCGAAATAAGTTTAGCGTGTTTGTTCGACGCGCCATTACCGGATGATTGGCTAACCTCAATGCAATATGTAGGCGCTGAGTTTATTCATCCTAAGGATAGTGGTTTGACCGAACAACAAGTCAACGCTATGACTGTCGCAGGTTACAGTGTGAATGTATGGACGGTTAACTGTTTGGCGCGTGCGAACCAGCTTTATAATTGGGGGGTAACGGGGATTTGCACTGATATTCCTCAACAGTTTCCGCCTTGTTACCGGAATTAA
- the pabC gene encoding aminodeoxychorismate lyase produces MIINGSVSQDVAIADRGFNFGDGHFTTIKIAAGQALLLDLHLARLQQACAVLAIEFTEWDELVAAITQQALALQGGVLKVTITRGEGGRGYSPLGCSSANWFLQHRSIPAQYSEWASVGIELMLCQYQQTVNPVLAGLKTLNRLDQVMIKQELDANGMADGLVCSTDGYVIETSVANVFWAIGDKIYTPSTKRSGIEGVMKTHILNLLNKLGLTLKTGDYTITDVLGADEVFITNSVMEVVPVNRILKQGTQDDIHVVRYDLAVNDPSVWRLLQQELHA; encoded by the coding sequence ATGATTATTAATGGCTCTGTCAGTCAAGATGTTGCAATTGCCGACCGTGGTTTTAACTTTGGAGACGGGCACTTTACCACCATTAAGATAGCTGCAGGGCAAGCCTTACTACTCGATTTACACTTGGCACGTTTACAACAGGCGTGTGCAGTGCTCGCAATCGAGTTTACCGAATGGGATGAGCTGGTCGCAGCTATCACTCAGCAAGCACTGGCATTACAAGGCGGGGTATTAAAAGTCACCATTACCCGAGGCGAGGGGGGCCGTGGTTATAGTCCGCTAGGTTGCAGTAGCGCAAATTGGTTCTTACAACATCGTTCGATTCCTGCGCAATACAGTGAATGGGCGAGTGTAGGTATTGAATTAATGCTTTGTCAATATCAACAAACCGTGAACCCAGTATTAGCAGGATTGAAGACGTTAAACAGACTTGATCAGGTGATGATTAAACAAGAACTCGATGCCAATGGCATGGCTGATGGACTGGTTTGCTCGACAGACGGTTATGTTATCGAGACATCTGTAGCCAATGTGTTTTGGGCTATTGGGGATAAAATCTATACACCGAGTACTAAGCGCAGTGGTATTGAAGGTGTGATGAAAACGCACATTTTAAACTTATTGAATAAACTGGGTTTGACACTGAAAACCGGAGATTACACTATTACTGATGTACTGGGTGCCGATGAAGTTTTTATTACCAACTCAGTGATGGAAGTGGTGCCTGTCAACCGTATTTTAAAGCAGGGAACTCAAGACGATATTCATGTTGTTCGTTATGATCTGGCAGTGAATGATCCATCGGTATGGCGTTTACTACAACAAGAATTACACGCTTAA
- a CDS encoding pyruvate, water dikinase regulatory protein gives MQTVFYVSDGTAITAEVFGHALLSQFPIEFDQHTYPFIETEEKAKYVTQKINEHVAKTGQKPLVFHSIVSSEIRTIIESNEGHSHDFLSTFVAPLSEQLNIKAEPKSHRTHSLKNDTYDARIEAVNYALANDDGITCKDYDDADLILVGVSRSGKTPTSLYLALQFGIKTANYPFIADDMDHLKLPPALKRNKHKIFGLTIDVKRLQDIRSERIANSTYASLRQCKLEISEVEYLYRSEKIPYINSTSFSVEEIATKILDKKGLKRRIY, from the coding sequence ATGCAAACTGTTTTTTATGTCTCTGATGGCACGGCGATCACCGCTGAAGTCTTTGGTCACGCGCTTCTAAGCCAATTTCCGATCGAATTTGATCAGCATACTTATCCCTTTATCGAAACCGAAGAAAAAGCAAAATATGTTACTCAAAAAATTAATGAACATGTTGCTAAAACAGGACAGAAGCCACTCGTGTTTCATTCGATAGTTTCATCTGAAATAAGGACAATTATCGAATCAAATGAAGGCCATTCTCACGACTTTCTAAGTACATTTGTGGCGCCGCTTTCTGAGCAATTAAATATCAAGGCAGAACCAAAATCACACCGTACACATAGCCTTAAAAATGACACTTATGATGCCCGTATTGAAGCGGTCAATTATGCCCTCGCCAACGATGATGGCATTACCTGTAAAGATTACGATGATGCAGATTTAATCTTAGTCGGTGTATCACGTAGTGGCAAAACACCAACCAGTTTATATCTGGCATTACAGTTTGGTATCAAGACTGCCAACTACCCATTTATTGCCGATGATATGGATCATTTGAAGCTGCCACCAGCATTAAAACGCAATAAACATAAAATATTTGGCTTAACCATCGATGTGAAGCGTCTGCAAGATATTCGTAGTGAACGTATTGCTAACAGTACTTATGCGTCACTACGTCAATGCAAATTAGAAATTTCGGAAGTGGAATACTTATACCGTAGCGAAAAAATTCCATACATTAACAGTACGTCATTTTCGGTTGAAGAGATCGCCACCAAGATCTTGGATAAGAAAGGGCTTAAACGTCGTATTTATTAA
- the ppsA gene encoding phosphoenolpyruvate synthase has protein sequence MIEYVIGYEKLGMNDVERVGGKNASLGEMISNLAGAGVQVPGGYATTADAFNQFLEQSGVNDKIYALLDDLNVDDIAALTKAGATIRQWIIDTPFQPELETAIAESYEVLAGEAGEQASFAVRSSATAEDMPDASFAGQQETFLNVRGYDNIIVAIKHVFASLFNDRAISYRVHSGYDHRGVALSAGIQRMVRSDEASSGVMFSIDTESGFEDVVFITSSYGLGEMVVQGAVNPDEFYVHKPTLAKGNPAVVRRNIGSKQIQMIYSADEGHGKQVQIVDVEASKSRQFSITDEEVMELAKQAVIIEKHYGHAMDIEWAKDAIDGKIYIVQARPETVRSREDKQIMVRFHLDAKSAVVTEGRAIGGKIGAGPAKVISSIDQMDEVQEGDVLVTDMTDPDWEPIMKRASAIVTNRGGRTCHAAIIAREMGIPAVVGCGNATDLIVNGQELTVSCAEGDTGFIYEGILPFRETASEIANLPEIPVKVMMNVGNPDRAFDFAALPNEGVGLARLEFIINRMIGIHPKALLNFDKQSPELQAEINEMIAGYASPVEFYIAKLQEGISTLAAAFYPKKVIVRMSDFKSNEYANLVGGESYEPEEENPMLGFRGASRYISEDFRDCFALETEAIKRVRNDMGLTNVEIMIPFVRTLSEAASVIDLLAEHGLKRGENGLRVIMMCELPSNALLADKFLQYFDGFSIGSNDLTQLTLGLDRDSGIISHLFDERNEAVKVLLSMAIKAAKKAGKYVGICGQGPSDHDDFAAWLVEQGIDSVSLNPDTVLSTWLYLADKHAK, from the coding sequence GTGATAGAGTACGTAATTGGGTACGAAAAACTTGGAATGAACGACGTAGAACGAGTTGGCGGCAAAAACGCATCTCTAGGTGAGATGATCAGTAACTTAGCTGGCGCAGGCGTGCAAGTTCCTGGTGGTTACGCGACTACCGCTGATGCGTTTAATCAGTTTTTAGAGCAAAGTGGTGTAAACGATAAAATTTATGCACTACTTGACGATCTCAACGTTGATGACATTGCAGCGCTAACTAAAGCGGGTGCTACCATTCGTCAGTGGATCATTGACACACCTTTCCAACCTGAATTAGAAACCGCTATTGCTGAAAGCTATGAAGTACTAGCTGGTGAAGCAGGCGAGCAAGCATCATTTGCAGTACGTTCTTCGGCAACAGCTGAAGATATGCCTGATGCATCATTTGCTGGTCAGCAAGAAACATTCTTAAACGTACGGGGTTATGACAACATCATTGTTGCAATTAAACACGTATTTGCATCACTCTTTAATGACCGTGCTATCTCTTATCGCGTACATTCTGGTTATGACCACCGTGGCGTGGCATTATCTGCGGGTATTCAACGCATGGTGCGTAGTGATGAAGCATCATCTGGTGTGATGTTCTCTATTGATACTGAGTCTGGTTTTGAAGATGTAGTATTTATTACTTCTTCATACGGTCTTGGTGAAATGGTTGTACAGGGGGCTGTTAACCCTGATGAATTTTATGTTCATAAACCAACACTTGCTAAAGGCAACCCTGCGGTTGTACGTCGTAACATCGGTAGCAAACAGATCCAAATGATCTATTCTGCTGACGAAGGGCATGGCAAACAAGTTCAAATTGTGGATGTCGAAGCAAGCAAGTCACGTCAATTCTCTATTACTGATGAAGAAGTAATGGAACTGGCGAAACAAGCTGTGATCATCGAAAAACATTACGGGCATGCGATGGATATCGAATGGGCTAAAGATGCGATTGATGGAAAAATTTATATCGTTCAAGCACGTCCAGAAACCGTACGTAGCCGTGAAGATAAGCAAATTATGGTACGTTTCCACTTAGACGCTAAATCAGCGGTGGTTACAGAAGGCCGTGCGATTGGCGGTAAGATTGGCGCGGGTCCTGCTAAAGTTATTTCATCAATTGATCAAATGGATGAAGTACAAGAAGGTGACGTATTAGTAACAGACATGACAGACCCAGATTGGGAACCTATCATGAAACGTGCTTCTGCAATCGTAACAAACCGTGGTGGGCGTACTTGTCACGCTGCAATTATTGCACGTGAAATGGGTATCCCTGCTGTTGTTGGTTGTGGTAACGCGACAGACCTTATCGTCAATGGGCAAGAGCTAACAGTATCTTGTGCTGAAGGTGACACAGGTTTTATCTACGAAGGTATCTTACCTTTCCGTGAAACGGCTTCAGAAATTGCTAACTTACCGGAAATTCCAGTAAAAGTAATGATGAATGTGGGTAACCCTGATCGTGCATTTGATTTTGCTGCATTACCAAACGAAGGTGTTGGTCTAGCACGTCTTGAGTTCATCATTAACCGTATGATCGGTATTCACCCGAAAGCGCTGCTTAACTTTGATAAGCAATCGCCAGAGCTGCAAGCTGAAATCAATGAAATGATCGCGGGTTATGCATCACCAGTTGAATTCTATATTGCTAAGCTACAAGAAGGTATTTCAACCTTGGCTGCGGCTTTCTACCCGAAAAAAGTAATTGTGCGTATGTCTGACTTTAAGTCAAACGAATACGCTAACTTGGTCGGTGGTGAGAGTTACGAGCCTGAAGAAGAAAACCCAATGTTAGGTTTCCGTGGTGCATCACGTTATATCTCTGAAGATTTCCGTGATTGTTTCGCACTAGAAACTGAAGCGATTAAACGCGTTCGTAATGACATGGGCCTAACCAATGTTGAAATCATGATCCCATTCGTGCGTACATTAAGCGAAGCTGCATCAGTTATCGATTTATTAGCTGAACACGGTCTGAAACGTGGTGAGAACGGTTTACGCGTTATCATGATGTGCGAGCTGCCTTCAAATGCATTACTGGCTGATAAGTTCCTACAGTACTTCGATGGTTTCTCGATTGGTTCAAACGATTTAACACAGCTAACACTGGGTCTGGATCGTGATTCAGGTATTATCTCTCATTTGTTTGATGAACGTAATGAAGCGGTGAAAGTACTGCTATCAATGGCAATTAAAGCGGCTAAGAAAGCTGGTAAATACGTTGGTATTTGTGGTCAAGGTCCATCGGATCATGACGACTTCGCTGCTTGGTTAGTTGAACAAGGTATTGACAGCGTATCGTTAAACCCTGATACAGTATTAAGTACTTGGTTATACCTAGCGGATAAACACGCTAAATAA
- a CDS encoding SUMF1/EgtB/PvdO family nonheme iron enzyme produces MRVALRALAASCILIMNTAQSTETSQQNNTVGNLQTELKSIQSEYDTFITSLAVINDSIAIENTKLAQARTQRKALVGQTAKALTQMNAQYALMIDNPMQDITTSQNDYRYAIQQQQKNKQFIKDSVATLAQLNKQVSEKNIERVRLLNQRETISEEIKISRINRLKNEMQQAHSLDINQSVSCDLQTSFSKCITRSNLLSKQKASKTYLNTLFNSVTEAKLVSKHKTNSKAHVKLLGHKVLTSEFSGQGTYSSTIQVKMQGVLPKNEACKLLNISTRYCAERSPQIEQVSAKADNNDNKGALYELTIRSNQYDDEVFIDGVSYGSTKLSVMLSPGPHHIVVKKPNYMDFEQNVKLKNNLMVRAELIKASVSLKNGQAVQDFLASGERGPELISVPAGQLTASADSGIEQVKKQIIKAFSVGQNPITVADFKRFVNASNYTTAAESGNGCMEYLDGKETYNADLNWRQPGFKQTDEHPVVCINSADTNAYLTWLSKATGQKYRLPNNSEWEYVARAGSSYNYWWGNDVGNSKANCAYCGSQWSNIGTAPVQSFKANKFGLYDTVGNVWELTGGNNLVARGGAWNFTPKLALVDTRLELKPNFRANYVGFRVLREN; encoded by the coding sequence ATGCGTGTTGCTTTAAGAGCCCTTGCAGCGAGTTGTATCCTGATTATGAATACAGCTCAATCCACTGAAACAAGCCAACAAAATAACACTGTAGGCAATTTACAAACAGAGCTTAAAAGTATTCAATCTGAATATGACACATTTATCACATCACTCGCTGTGATCAATGACAGTATAGCTATCGAGAATACCAAATTAGCACAAGCAAGAACGCAAAGAAAAGCACTTGTTGGACAAACAGCAAAAGCCTTGACGCAAATGAATGCTCAGTATGCATTGATGATTGATAATCCAATGCAAGACATCACCACGTCACAGAATGACTACCGCTATGCAATTCAGCAGCAGCAAAAAAATAAGCAATTCATTAAAGATTCTGTTGCTACCCTAGCGCAACTCAATAAACAAGTTTCAGAGAAAAATATTGAGCGTGTTAGACTACTAAATCAACGTGAAACAATCAGTGAAGAGATAAAAATTTCACGTATAAACCGCCTGAAAAATGAGATGCAACAAGCTCACTCACTCGATATTAACCAAAGCGTTAGTTGTGATCTGCAAACTTCATTCTCAAAATGTATCACTCGTAGTAATCTATTGAGTAAGCAAAAAGCCTCAAAAACGTATTTAAATACGCTATTTAACTCAGTAACAGAAGCTAAACTAGTCAGTAAACATAAGACGAACTCTAAGGCGCATGTTAAATTATTAGGTCACAAAGTTTTAACCAGTGAATTCAGTGGTCAAGGTACTTATAGCTCAACCATACAGGTGAAAATGCAAGGCGTTTTACCAAAGAATGAGGCGTGTAAGCTGTTAAATATCTCGACTCGTTACTGCGCAGAACGATCACCGCAAATAGAACAAGTAAGCGCAAAAGCGGATAACAACGATAATAAAGGTGCGTTATATGAACTCACCATCCGTTCTAACCAATATGATGATGAAGTATTCATTGATGGCGTTAGCTATGGTTCGACCAAACTTTCAGTTATGTTATCACCAGGCCCCCACCATATCGTCGTAAAAAAACCGAACTACATGGATTTTGAACAAAATGTTAAACTAAAAAACAACCTGATGGTAAGAGCAGAACTAATTAAAGCCTCCGTGTCATTGAAAAATGGTCAGGCTGTACAAGACTTTTTGGCCTCAGGTGAACGCGGTCCAGAATTAATCTCTGTGCCAGCAGGCCAATTAACAGCATCAGCAGATAGCGGCATTGAACAAGTCAAAAAGCAAATTATCAAGGCTTTCTCAGTAGGTCAAAACCCTATCACTGTCGCTGATTTCAAGCGTTTTGTTAATGCCAGTAACTATACGACCGCGGCAGAATCAGGTAATGGTTGCATGGAGTACCTTGACGGTAAAGAAACATATAATGCCGACTTAAACTGGCGTCAACCTGGTTTCAAACAGACCGATGAGCATCCTGTTGTCTGTATCAATTCAGCCGATACTAACGCTTACTTAACTTGGTTATCAAAAGCAACAGGCCAAAAATACCGTTTACCTAATAATAGCGAATGGGAATATGTGGCACGTGCAGGCAGTAGCTACAACTACTGGTGGGGTAACGATGTGGGCAACTCAAAAGCCAATTGTGCTTATTGTGGCAGCCAATGGTCAAATATAGGTACCGCGCCAGTACAATCATTTAAAGCCAACAAATTTGGCCTATATGATACCGTAGGTAACGTTTGGGAACTAACCGGTGGAAATAATTTAGTGGCAAGAGGCGGCGCTTGGAACTTCACTCCAAAACTTGCTCTGGTTGATACTCGCTTAGAACTAAAACCCAATTTTCGTGCTAATTATGTTGGTTTTAGAGTACTACGCGAAAACTAA
- a CDS encoding formylglycine-generating enzyme family protein, whose amino-acid sequence MSCVLIINTAQATEIEQQKNTVVNIQIALKSIQSEYDVFNELLAVINDDIAIEKSKLTNIRMQKKMLTQKTEKALAQMNAQYQLMIDNPMQDITTSQNNYRAAIQLQEQNNLLIRGSVTVLAQLSKQLSEKNIERIRLLNQRETISEEINIARISRLKNEIEETQSQNISQSINCDLQTSFIKCIDRSNRLSKQEVSKSYLNTVFNSVTESKLVSKFKANSSAHVKLISHKILTGEFSGQGTYSSTIRVTMQGVLPKNEACKLLNIAIRYCAAQASQMVLPAIKNNFKNFKNFKNNKSNKDNKDNKDALYQLTIRSNKYDDEVFIDGVSYGSSKLSVMLPPGPHHVIIKKSNYIDFEQNVKLKNNMMVRAKLVKATVLLQDGQAVQDLLASGERGPELISVPGGQLTTSVDKTNNQTIKAFSVGKNPITVADFKRFVNASNYITTAESGSGCVEYVYGKETYNVNLNWRRPGFAQTDEHPVVCISSADTSAYLAWLSKATGQKYRLPNNGEWEYIARAGSSDNYWWGNDAGNSKANCAYCGSQWSNKSTAPVQSFKANKFGLYDTVGNVWELTSGNDLVARGGAWNFTPRLSQIDVRLALEPDFQANYVGFRALRENEH is encoded by the coding sequence GTGAGTTGTGTTCTAATTATTAATACAGCCCAAGCCACTGAAATAGAACAACAAAAAAATACAGTGGTTAATATACAGATAGCACTTAAAAGTATTCAATCTGAATATGACGTATTCAACGAATTACTTGCTGTAATAAATGACGATATAGCTATCGAGAAAAGCAAATTAACAAATATAAGAATGCAAAAAAAAATGCTCACCCAGAAGACGGAGAAAGCTTTGGCCCAAATGAATGCCCAATATCAATTAATGATTGATAACCCAATGCAAGATATCACGACATCACAAAATAACTATCGTGCTGCAATTCAACTGCAGGAACAAAATAATCTACTTATTAGAGGTTCTGTTACAGTCCTCGCGCAGCTGAGCAAACAATTATCCGAAAAGAACATTGAACGCATTAGACTACTAAATCAACGTGAAACAATCAGTGAAGAGATAAACATTGCACGTATTAGTCGTTTGAAAAATGAGATAGAAGAAACTCAATCACAAAATATTAGCCAAAGCATTAATTGTGATCTACAAACTTCATTCATAAAATGTATTGATCGTAGTAACCGGTTGAGTAAGCAAGAGGTTTCGAAGTCATATTTGAATACAGTATTTAACTCAGTAACAGAATCTAAACTAGTCAGTAAATTTAAAGCCAACTCCAGCGCGCATGTAAAGCTGATAAGTCACAAAATATTAACAGGCGAATTCAGTGGGCAAGGTACTTATAGCTCAACCATACGAGTAACAATGCAAGGAGTACTACCAAAAAATGAAGCGTGTAAGCTATTAAATATTGCAATTCGTTATTGCGCTGCTCAAGCATCACAAATGGTACTACCCGCCATCAAAAATAATTTTAAAAATTTTAAAAATTTTAAAAATAATAAAAGCAATAAAGACAATAAAGACAATAAAGATGCGTTATATCAACTCACCATTCGCTCTAACAAATACGATGATGAAGTATTCATTGATGGCGTGAGCTATGGTTCTAGCAAGCTTTCGGTAATGCTGCCTCCAGGTCCCCACCATGTAATAATAAAAAAATCGAACTACATAGATTTTGAACAAAATGTTAAATTAAAAAACAACATGATGGTAAGAGCTAAATTAGTGAAAGCCACCGTTTTACTACAAGATGGCCAAGCAGTACAAGACTTATTAGCTTCTGGTGAACGCGGTCCAGAATTAATTTCGGTGCCAGGTGGCCAATTAACAACATCGGTTGATAAAACGAATAATCAAACTATCAAAGCTTTCTCTGTCGGTAAGAATCCGATCACTGTCGCAGATTTTAAACGTTTTGTTAACGCCAGCAATTATATTACAACCGCAGAATCAGGTAGTGGTTGTGTGGAGTATGTTTACGGCAAAGAAACATATAATGTCAATTTAAACTGGCGCCGACCAGGTTTTGCTCAGACCGACGAGCATCCAGTTGTCTGTATCAGCTCTGCCGATACCAGTGCATACTTAGCTTGGTTATCAAAAGCAACAGGTCAAAAATACCGTTTACCGAATAACGGCGAATGGGAATATATAGCGCGAGCAGGCAGTAGCGACAACTACTGGTGGGGTAACGATGCCGGTAACTCAAAAGCTAATTGCGCTTACTGTGGTAGCCAATGGTCGAATAAAAGCACCGCGCCAGTACAATCATTTAAAGCCAATAAATTTGGCCTATATGATACAGTAGGTAACGTTTGGGAACTAACGAGTGGAAATGATTTAGTCGCAAGAGGCGGCGCTTGGAACTTTACCCCAAGACTTTCACAAATTGATGTCCGCTTAGCATTAGAACCCGATTTCCAAGCTAATTATGTTGGCTTTAGAGCGCTACGTGAAAACGAACATTAG